Proteins from one Rhinopithecus roxellana isolate Shanxi Qingling chromosome 20, ASM756505v1, whole genome shotgun sequence genomic window:
- the RIPOR1 gene encoding LOW QUALITY PROTEIN: rho family-interacting cell polarization regulator 1 (The sequence of the model RefSeq protein was modified relative to this genomic sequence to represent the inferred CDS: inserted 1 base in 1 codon) yields the protein MNTKKRGSPARTHSMMSLSVRPQRRLLSARVSRSQSFAGVLGSHERGPRIFPVFSPPGPPRKPPALSRVSRMFSVAHPAAKVPQPERLDLVYAALKRGLTAYLEVHQQEQEKLQGQIRESKRNSRLGFLYDLDKQVKSIERFLRRLEFHASKIDELYEAYCVQRRLRDGAYNMVRAYTTGSPGSREARDSLAEATRGHREYTESMCLLESELEAQLGEFHLRMKGLAGFARLCVGDQYEICMKYGRQRWKLRGRIEGSGKQVWDSEETIFLPLLTEFLSIKVTELKGLANHVVVGSVSCETKDLFAALPQVVAVDINDLGTIKLSLEVTWSPFDKDDQPSAASSVNKASTVTKRFSTYSQSPPDTPSLREQAFYNMLRRQEELENGTAWSLSSESSDDSSSPQLSGTARHSSAPRPLVQQPELLPIQVAFRRPETPSSGPLDEEGAVAPVLANGHAPYSRTLSHISEASVDAALAEASVEAIGPESLAWGPSPPTHPAPTHGEHPSPVPPTLDPGHSTTSSTLGTTGSVPTSTDRAPSAHLDSVHKATDSGPSELPGPTHTTTGSTCSAIQSPPTHTTTGSTHKPISTLTTTGPTINIIGPVQTTTSHTHTMPSPTHTPTSPTHKTRMSTPTTITPTHTPTSPTHKTRMSPPTTTSPNPSAMGLVQTATSPTHPTTSPTLINVSPSTSPELATLSSPSKHSDPTLPGTDSLPCSPPASNSCTQADSIAPSTSHPSPAHSSRKPLTSPAPDPPESMVQSLSPTPSPPTPAPQHLDLSLAMAXQTPVPGAAGGSGDKILEEALGALMAALDDYRGQFPELQGLEQEVTRLESLLMQRQGLTRSRASSLSITVEHALESFSFLNEDEDEDNDVPGDRPPSSPEAGAEDSIDSPSARPLSTGCPALDTALVRHLYHCSRLLLKLGTFGPLRCQEAWALERLLREARVLEAVCEFSRRWEIPASSAQEVVQFSASRPGFLTFWDQCTERLSCFLCPVERVLLTFCNQYGARLSLRQPGLAEAVCVKFLEDALGQKLPRRPQPGPGEQLTVFQFWSFVETLDSPTMEAYVTETAEEVLLVRNLNSDDQAVVLKALRLAPEGRLRRDGLRALSSLLVHGNNKVMAAVSTQLRSLSLGPAFRERALLCFLDQLEDEDVQTRVAGCLALGCIKAPEGIEPLVYLCQTDTEAVREAAQQSLQQCGEEGQSAHRRLEESLDALPRIFGPGSMASTAF from the exons GGAGCCCCGCGCGGACTCACTCTATGATGTCCCTGTCGGTGCGGCCGCAGCGCCGCCTGCTCAGCGCCCGGGTCAGTAGGAGCCAGTCCTTCGCAGGCGTCCTCGGCAGCCACGAGCGGGGGCCCAG GATCTTCCCGGTTTTCAGCCCGCCGGGGCCCCCACGGAAGCCCCCCGCGCTCTCCCGAGTGTCCAGGATGTTTTCTGTGGCTCACCCAGCCGCCAAGGTGCCGCAACCCGAGCGGCTGGACCTGGTGTATGCGGCGCTGAAGCGGGGCCTGAC GGCCTACTTGGAAGTGCACCAGCAGGAGCAGGAGAAACTCCAGGGGCAGATAAGGGAGTCCAAGAGGAATTCCCGCTTG GGCTTCCTGTATGATCTGGACAAG CAAGTCAAGTCCATTGAACGCTTCCTGCGACGACTGGAGTTCCATGCCAGCAAG ATCGACGAGCTGTATGAGGCATACTGTGTCCAGCGCCGTCTCCGGGATGGTGCCTACAACATGGTCCGTGCCTATACCACTGGGTCCCCGGGGAGCCGAGAGGCCCGGGACAGCCTAGCAGAGGCCACTCGGGGGCATCGCGAGTACACAGAG aGCATGTGTCTGCTGGAGAGTGAGCTGGAGGCACAGCTGGGCGAGTTTCATCTCCGAATGAAAG GGCTGGCTGGCTTCGCCAGGCTGTGTGTAGGCGATCAATATGAG ATCTGCATGAAATATGGGCGTCAGCGCTGGAAACTACGGGGCCGAATTGAGGGTAGTGGAAAGCAGGTGTGGGACAGTGAAGAAACCATCTTTCTCCCTCTGCTCACGGAATTTCTGTCTATCAAG GTGACAGAACTGAAGGGCCTGGCCAACCATGTGGTTGTGGGCAGTGTCTCCTGTGAGACCAAGGACCTGTTTGCTGCCCTGCCCCAGGTTGTGGCTGTGGATATCAATGACCTTGGCACCATCAAGCTCAGCCTGGAAGTCACATGGAG cccctTCGACAAGGATGACCAGCCCTCAGCCGCTTCTTCTGTCAACAAGGCCTCCACAGTCACCAAGCGCTTCTCCACCTATAGCCAGAGCCCACCGGACACACCTTCACTTCGGGAACAGGCCTTCTAT aACATGCTGCGACGGCAGGAGGAGCTGGAGAATGGGACAGCATGGTCCCTGTCATCCGAATCTTCAGACGACTCATCCAGCCCACAGCTCTCAGGCACTGCCCGCCACTCATCAGCCCCTAGGCCCCTGGTGCAGCAGCCTGAGCTCCTTCCCATCCAAGTTGCCTTTCGTAGGCCTGAGACCCCCAGCTCTGGTCCCCTGGATGAGGAGGGGGCCGTGGCCCCAGTCCTGGCAAATGGGCATGCACCCTACAGTCGGACTCTTAGCCACATCAGTGAGGCTAGTGTAGACGCTGCCTTGGCTGAGGCTTCAGTGGAGGCCATTGGCCCAGAAAGCCTAGCCTGGGGACCTAGCCCACCTACACACCCAGCTCCCACCCATGGAGAGCACCCCAGTCCTGTTCCTCCTACCCTGGACCCTGGCCACTCTACCACAAGCTCCACCCTCGGTACAACAGGCTCTGTCCCCACATCTACAGACCGTGCCCCATCTGCACACCTAGACTCAGTTCATAAGGCCACAGACTCTGGCCCTTCAGAACTGCCAGGCCCCACTCACACCACTACAGGCTCCACCTGTAGTGCCATTCAAAGCCCCCCCACTCACACTACTACAGGCTCTACCCACAAGCCCATCTCTACCCTTACTACTACAGGCCCTACCATCAATATCATAGGCCCAGTCCAGACTACCACAAGCCACACACATACCATGCCAAGCCCCACCCATACCCCCACAAGTCCCACCCATAAAACCAGGATGTCAACTCCTACCACTATAactcccacccacacacccacaagTCCCACTCATAAAACCAGGATGTCACCTCCCACCACTACAAGTCCTAACCCCAGTGCTATGGGCCTAGTCCAGACTGCCACAAGCCCCACCCATCCCACCACAAGCCCCACCCTTATAAATGTAAGTCCTTCCACTTCTCCAGAACTTGCTACCCTCTCCAGCCCCTCCAAACACTCAGACCCCACCCTCCCAGGCACCGACTCCCTTCCCTGTAGTCCCCCAGCCTCCAATTCCTGCACTCAGGCAGACTCTATAGCCCCCAGCACCTCCCACCCAAGTCCTGCCCATTCCAGTAGGAAACCCCTCACAAGCCCTGCCCCAGATCCCCCAGAGTCTATGGTTCAGAGTCTAAGCCCCACTccctcacccccaacccctgcACCCCAGCATTTAGACCTTAGCCTGGCCATGG GTCAGACCCCGGTCCCAGGGGCAGCCGGAGGGTCTGGGGACAAGATCCTGGAGGAGGCACTGGGGGCCCTAATGGCTGCCCTGGATGACTACCGTGGCCAGTTTCCTGAGCTGCAGGGCCTGGAGCAGGAAGTGACCCGACTAGAGAGTCTGCTCATG CAGAGACAAGGTCTGACTCGCAGCCGGGCCTCCAGTCTCAGCATCACCGTGGAGCATGCCTTGGAGAgcttcagcttcctcaatgaAGACGAAGATGAAGACAATGATGTTCCTGGGGACAG GCCTCCAAGCAGCCCAGAGGCTGGGGCTGAGGACAGCATAGACTCGCCCAGTGCCCGCCCTCTCAGCACAGGGTGTCCAGCTCTGGACACTGCCTTGGTCCGGCACCTGTACCACTGCAGTCGCCTCCTGCTG AAACTGGGCACATTTGGGCCTCTGCGATGCCAGGAGGCATGGGCCCTGGAGCGGCTGCTGCGGGAAGCCCGAGTGCTGGAGGCAGTATGCGAGTTCAGCAGGCGGTGGGAGATCCCGGCCAGCTCTGCCCAGGAAG TGGTGCAGTTCTCGGCCTCTCGGCCTGGCTTCCTGACCTTCTGGGACCAGTGCACAGAGAGACTCAGCTGCTTCCTCTGCCCAGTGGAGCGGGTGCTTCTCACCTTCTGCAACCAGTATGGTGCCCGCCTCTCCCTGCGCCAGCCAGGCTTGGCTGAGGCTG TGTGTGTGAAGTTCCTGGAGGATGCCCTGGGGCAGAAGCTGCCCAGAAGGCCCCAGCCAGGGCCTGGAGAGCAGCTCACGGTCTTCCAGTTCTGGAGTTTTGTGGAAACCTTGGACAGCCCCACCATGGAGGCCTATGTGACCGAGACTGCCGAGGAGG TGTTACTGGTGCGGAATCTGAACTCAGATGACCAGGCTGTTGTGCTGAAGGCCCTGAGATTGGCGCCCGAGGGGCGTCTGCGAAGGGATGGGCTGCGGGCCCTCAGCTCCCTGCTCGTCCACGGCAACAACAAGGTCATGGCTGCTGTCAGCACCCAGCTCCGGAGCCTGTCACTGGGCCCTGCCTTCCGGGAGAGG GCCCTCCTGTGCTTTCTGGACCAGCTGGAGGATGAGGATGTGCAGACTCGAGTGGCTGGCTGCCTGGCTCTAGGCTGCATCAAG GCTCCCGAGGGCATTGAGCCCCTGGTGTACCTCTGCCAAACTGACACAGAAGCTGTGAGGGAAGCTGCCCAGCAGAGCCTACAGCAGTGTG GAGAAGAGGGACAGTCTGCCCATCGACGGCTAGAGGAGTCCCTGGACGCCCTGCCCCGCATCTTTGGGCCTGGCAGCATGGCGAGCACAGCATTCTAA